In Sphingomicrobium sediminis, the genomic window CGGATCATCGGGCCGCTAAAGCCCCAGGCCAGCGCATCTTCCTTGCTGACGACGCCGATATCGACGTTGCGCTGCTTGAAGATGCGGTTGTCGGCGACCAGGCTGATCGCATCCTCGAAAAGCTGAAGGCGCGTATCGAGCCACTCGCCCATTTCGGCGAGCACGCTTTCGGGAATGTCCTGGTGGACACCGCCGACGCGGAAATAGTTGGCATGCATGCGCGCGCCCGACACCTTCTCGTAGAACTGCATCGTGTCTTCGCGCACTTCGAACAGCCACAGGTTGGGCGTCATCGCGCCCACGTCCATGACGTGACTGCCGAGGTTGAGCATGTGGTTGGAGATGCGCGTCAGCTCGGCCATCAGAACGCGGATATATTGCGCGCGCAGCGGCACTTCGAGGCCCATCAGCTTCTCGACCGCGAGCACGTAGCTATGCTCCATGCACATGGGCGAGCAATAATCGAGTCGATCGAAATAAGGCAGCGCCTGCGCGTAGGTCTTGTACTCGATTAGTTTCTCGGTGCCGCGGTGGAGCAGGCCGACGTGCGGATCAACGCGCTCGACGATTTCGCCGTCCAGCTCCATGATCAGGCGCAGCACGCCGTGCGCCGCAGGGTGCTGCGGGCCGAAATTGATCGTGTAGTTCTGGATCGTGTCGTCACCGGCCGTATCGGGCTGGTCGAGATGCACGCCATGCTCGCGCGTGGCGTCGAACTCCATCGCACGCTCGTCGGGGAAAGTCTGGATTTCGACCTTGGTCGTCATTCGCCCTTCTCCTCACGCGGCTTGGCCGGCGTGTCTCCGCGCGTTTCGGGCGCGTCCGTATCGGTATCCTTGCCGCCCGCATGGTCGGCCTTGTCGGCAGCGCTGTCGCGTGCTTCTTCCTTGGCCTTCTCGTTGGTCGGCTTGCCCGCGCCCGTGTCCGAAGGCTTTTCGGTCACCTTGGGGCTTGGCGGCGGTGCTTTGGGGTCGACCTTCTCAGCCGTAGGCGCCTTGGCCGGCGTCTGCGCGCCGGGCGCATTACCCTCGGCCTTTTCATCACCCGGCAGGCGATATTCGGCGCCTTCCCAGGGCGATAGGAAATCGAAGGTACGGAAATCCTGCGCCAGGCTCACCGGCTCGTACACGACCCGCTTCTCGGCTTCGGAATAACGCAGCTCGACATGGCCCGTCATCGGGAAATCCTTGCGCAGCGGATGCCCCTCGAAGCCGTAGTCGGTGAGAATGCGGCGCAAATCGGGATTGCCCGCAAAGTCGACGCCAAAAAGGTCGA contains:
- a CDS encoding NADH-quinone oxidoreductase subunit D; protein product: MEFDATREHGVHLDQPDTAGDDTIQNYTINFGPQHPAAHGVLRLIMELDGEIVERVDPHVGLLHRGTEKLIEYKTYAQALPYFDRLDYCSPMCMEHSYVLAVEKLMGLEVPLRAQYIRVLMAELTRISNHMLNLGSHVMDVGAMTPNLWLFEVREDTMQFYEKVSGARMHANYFRVGGVHQDIPESVLAEMGEWLDTRLQLFEDAISLVADNRIFKQRNVDIGVVSKEDALAWGFSGPMIRASGIPWDLRKSQPYEVYDRMEFDVPVGTNGDCYDRFMVRVEEVRQSARIMRQCLKEMPVGPIGSLDRKVFPPKRAEMKQSMEALIHHFKLYTEGYHVPAGEVYVATESPKGEFGVYLVADGTNKPYRCKIRPTAFSHLQAMDFMMKGHMLADTTAVLSAIDVVFGECDR
- a CDS encoding NADH-quinone oxidoreductase subunit C, translated to MSLSFPKIEARDDFLDGFKKAIGKGLVETKDHVGELTLTVTRDALVAALGLLRDEYGYQQLMEIAGADYPERAERFDVNYHLLSVTHNHRVRVKVTTDAKTPVPSIVDLWPVAGWLEREVFDLFGVDFAGNPDLRRILTDYGFEGHPLRKDFPMTGHVELRYSEAEKRVVYEPVSLAQDFRTFDFLSPWEGAEYRLPGDEKAEGNAPGAQTPAKAPTAEKVDPKAPPPSPKVTEKPSDTGAGKPTNEKAKEEARDSAADKADHAGGKDTDTDAPETRGDTPAKPREEKGE